The following are encoded in a window of Fluviibacter phosphoraccumulans genomic DNA:
- the purU gene encoding formyltetrahydrofolate deformylase codes for MHRERFYTLTASCPDRVGIVAAVSGFFAQHGGWILETTLHSEPPNDEGIAAYFMRLEIKADSLPFDLDGLRAAFKPVADEFNMTWKISDSAKRKRVVILVSKQEHCLYDLLARWQSKELDIDIPCIISNHETLRGFVEWHGIPFHHVPVTPDNKVQAYARISELCTEAQADVMVLARYMQILSPELCAQFPGRIINIHHSFLPSFVGAKPYHQAWERGVKLIGATCHYVTADLDQGPIIEQDVIRIDHSDSVEDMVRYGKDIEKTVLARGLRNHLEGRVLIHGNKTIVFR; via the coding sequence ATGCATCGCGAACGTTTCTACACACTCACCGCCTCCTGCCCGGATCGGGTAGGCATTGTGGCGGCTGTCTCCGGCTTCTTTGCCCAGCACGGCGGCTGGATTCTTGAAACCACGCTGCATTCCGAGCCGCCCAACGACGAAGGCATTGCCGCCTACTTCATGCGCCTCGAGATCAAGGCCGACTCATTGCCGTTTGATCTGGACGGTCTGCGTGCTGCCTTCAAGCCGGTCGCCGACGAATTCAACATGACCTGGAAGATCTCGGATTCCGCCAAGCGCAAGCGCGTGGTGATTCTGGTCTCCAAACAGGAACACTGTCTTTACGATCTGCTGGCGCGCTGGCAATCCAAAGAACTCGATATCGACATCCCCTGCATCATCTCGAATCACGAGACGCTGCGTGGCTTTGTCGAATGGCACGGCATTCCGTTCCATCACGTTCCCGTTACGCCGGATAACAAAGTGCAGGCTTACGCCCGCATTAGCGAACTGTGCACGGAAGCCCAGGCCGATGTGATGGTGCTCGCCCGTTACATGCAGATTCTCTCGCCAGAACTCTGCGCACAATTCCCGGGACGCATCATCAACATCCACCACTCCTTCCTACCGTCCTTCGTGGGTGCCAAACCCTATCACCAGGCCTGGGAGCGCGGCGTCAAACTGATCGGTGCGACGTGCCACTATGTCACGGCCGATCTGGACCAGGGCCCGATCATCGAGCAAGACGTGATTCGTATTGATCACTCCGACTCGGTCGAAGACATGGTTCGCTACGGTAAGGATATTGAAAAGACCGTGCTAGCCCGCGGCCTGCGCAATCATCTGGAAGGCCGCGTCCTCATTCACGGCAACAAGACCATCGTCTTCCGCTAA
- the thrH gene encoding bifunctional phosphoserine phosphatase/homoserine phosphotransferase ThrH, with translation MQIVCLDLEGVLVPEIWIEFANRTGIDALRRTTRDEPDYDKLMKYRLDILREHKLGLPDIQKVIAEMGPMPGAKDFLDQLRQDFQVIILSDTFYEFAMPLMNQLNMPALFCHKLEADAEGMLVNYHLRMPDQKRAAVKAFKGLNFKVVAAGDSYNDTAMLGEAHAGILFHPPENVIREFPQFPVTMNYSELNDAIRSASARI, from the coding sequence GTGCAAATCGTCTGTCTTGATCTTGAAGGTGTTCTTGTTCCGGAAATCTGGATCGAATTCGCCAACCGCACGGGCATTGATGCACTGCGCCGCACGACGCGCGACGAGCCCGATTACGACAAGCTGATGAAGTATCGCCTGGACATCCTGCGCGAGCACAAGCTCGGCCTGCCGGACATCCAGAAAGTCATCGCCGAAATGGGCCCGATGCCGGGCGCTAAAGACTTCCTCGACCAGCTGCGTCAAGATTTTCAGGTGATCATTCTGTCGGATACCTTCTACGAATTCGCCATGCCGCTGATGAATCAGCTGAATATGCCGGCGCTTTTCTGCCACAAGCTGGAAGCCGATGCCGAAGGCATGCTGGTTAATTACCACCTGCGCATGCCCGATCAGAAGCGCGCTGCCGTGAAGGCCTTCAAGGGTCTGAACTTCAAGGTCGTCGCCGCCGGTGACTCGTACAACGATACGGCCATGCTGGGCGAAGCCCACGCCGGCATTCTGTTCCACCCACCAGAAAACGTGATCCGTGAATTCCCGCAATTCCCGGTGACCATGAACTACAGCGAACTGAACGACGCCATCCGCAGCGCTTCGGCACGCATCTAA
- a CDS encoding ABC-F family ATPase: MLVANNITMQFGAKPLFENVSVKFGEGYRYGLIGANGAGKSTFMKILCGALESSAGNVSKDVNERMAYLRQDQFAYEDQRVLDVVLQGHEEMWACMQERDAIYANPEATEDDYMKAAELEVKFAEYDGYTAESRAGELLLGVGIPIDKHNGPMREVAPGWKLRVLLAQALFANPDILLLDEPTNNLDINTIRWLEDVLNERNATMIIISHDRHFLNQVCTHMADLDYGKITTYAGNYDDFMEASTQARERQSNANAKAKERIAELQTFVRRFSANASKAKQATSRMKLIDKLKPEDVKPSSRQYPWIRFEYDDKDKLHRQAVEIDNLGFAYADNEPLFSKLSLTVNAGEKIAIIGENGVGKTTLLKLLQGELTPTAGTIKWAEKAKLGYFAQDHAADFASDTNLTDWISGYVRAGGYEGSDVETLIRGTLGRLLFSGDDVKKPVKVISGGEQGRMLFGRLMLLHPNVLLMDEPSNHLDMESIESLNTALDLFPGTLIFISHDREFVSSLATRIIEIKADHTVVDFQGNYEDYLLSQGVN; this comes from the coding sequence ATGCTCGTCGCAAATAACATCACCATGCAATTTGGGGCCAAACCCCTGTTCGAAAACGTCTCAGTCAAATTCGGCGAGGGCTATCGCTACGGCCTGATCGGCGCCAATGGCGCTGGTAAATCGACCTTCATGAAGATTCTGTGCGGTGCATTGGAGTCTTCTGCCGGCAACGTCAGCAAAGACGTCAACGAGCGCATGGCTTACCTGAGGCAGGATCAGTTTGCCTACGAAGACCAGCGCGTGCTGGACGTGGTGCTGCAGGGTCATGAAGAAATGTGGGCCTGCATGCAGGAGCGTGATGCTATTTACGCCAACCCGGAAGCGACCGAAGACGACTACATGAAGGCGGCCGAGCTGGAAGTGAAGTTTGCCGAATACGACGGTTACACGGCCGAATCGCGCGCGGGTGAGTTACTGCTTGGCGTGGGTATTCCTATCGACAAGCACAATGGCCCGATGCGCGAAGTGGCGCCTGGCTGGAAGCTGCGTGTGCTGCTGGCTCAGGCACTGTTTGCCAACCCGGACATTCTGCTGCTTGACGAGCCGACCAATAACCTGGACATCAACACCATCCGCTGGCTTGAAGACGTGCTCAATGAGCGCAATGCCACCATGATCATCATCTCCCATGACCGTCACTTCCTGAATCAGGTATGCACGCACATGGCCGATCTGGACTACGGCAAGATCACCACTTACGCCGGCAACTACGATGACTTTATGGAAGCCTCGACGCAGGCCCGCGAACGTCAGTCAAATGCCAATGCCAAGGCCAAAGAACGCATCGCCGAACTGCAGACCTTCGTCCGCCGCTTCTCGGCCAACGCCTCCAAGGCGAAACAGGCGACCAGCCGTATGAAGCTGATCGACAAACTGAAACCGGAAGACGTCAAGCCATCGTCGCGCCAGTATCCGTGGATCCGCTTCGAATACGACGACAAGGACAAGCTGCACCGTCAGGCCGTTGAAATCGACAATCTCGGTTTCGCCTACGCAGATAACGAACCCTTGTTCAGCAAGCTATCGCTGACGGTGAACGCCGGTGAAAAGATCGCCATTATTGGTGAAAACGGTGTGGGTAAAACCACGCTACTCAAACTGTTGCAGGGTGAGCTGACGCCAACCGCAGGCACCATCAAGTGGGCCGAAAAAGCCAAGCTCGGCTATTTCGCCCAGGATCACGCCGCGGACTTTGCATCGGATACAAACCTAACCGACTGGATCTCGGGTTATGTGCGCGCCGGCGGTTACGAAGGTTCGGATGTAGAAACCTTGATTCGTGGCACGCTGGGCCGTCTGCTTTTCTCGGGCGACGACGTCAAGAAGCCCGTTAAGGTTATCTCCGGTGGTGAACAGGGCCGCATGCTGTTTGGCCGTCTGATGCTCTTACATCCGAATGTGCTGCTGATGGATGAACCATCCAATCACCTGGACATGGAATCAATTGAATCGCTGAACACGGCGCTGGATCTGTTCCCGGGCACGTTGATCTTCATTTCGCATGACCGCGAGTTTGTGTCTTCACTGGCCACGCGCATCATTGAAATCAAGGCAGATCACACGGTGGTGGACTTCCAGGGCAATTACGAAGACTACTTGCTCAGCCAGGGCGTTAATTAA
- the gshA gene encoding glutamate--cysteine ligase, with the protein MVPNLTTALAGPLLALEQRFLDQTTAIERWFRCAWQDHTPPFYASVDLRNAGYKLAPVDTNLFPGGFNNLNPAFYPLCIQAIQTAIEKYCPDARNMLLIPENHTRNQFYLKNVATLAGVLRQAGLTVRLGSVSPEITAPVTLELDDGQTLHLEPLQLNNGRWGVAGFDPCMVLLNNDLSAGVPDILQSPTGQTLIPPAHAGWHVRRKSQHFAAYDRVATDFAALVGIDAWRINPYFATCEDINFHERVGEDCLAARVDELLNRIRAKYREYDINADPYVVVKADAGTYGMGVMTVRDASEVIGLNRKQRNKMSVIKEGMEVSSVIIQEGVPTLETIRDAVAEPVVYMIDRFVVGGFYRVHEARGPEENLNAPGMHFEPLAFETGCNLPDYSANPDSPPNRFYAYGVIARLALMAASFELEAADPFRT; encoded by the coding sequence ATGGTTCCTAATCTGACAACAGCCCTGGCGGGCCCCCTCCTCGCGCTCGAACAGCGCTTTCTGGATCAGACGACTGCCATTGAGCGGTGGTTTCGTTGCGCCTGGCAAGATCACACGCCGCCGTTTTATGCCTCAGTCGATCTGCGTAACGCCGGTTACAAGCTGGCGCCGGTGGATACCAATCTGTTTCCCGGCGGCTTTAATAACCTGAATCCGGCGTTTTACCCGCTGTGTATTCAGGCGATTCAAACGGCCATCGAAAAATACTGCCCGGATGCGCGCAATATGTTGCTCATTCCGGAGAACCATACGCGTAACCAGTTCTATCTGAAGAATGTGGCCACGCTGGCCGGCGTGCTGCGTCAGGCGGGCCTGACGGTACGTCTGGGGTCGGTGTCGCCGGAAATCACAGCGCCTGTGACGCTGGAACTGGATGATGGGCAGACGCTGCATCTGGAGCCGCTGCAACTGAATAACGGCCGCTGGGGTGTCGCAGGTTTTGACCCATGCATGGTGCTGCTCAATAATGATCTGTCGGCGGGTGTGCCGGATATCTTGCAGTCACCCACGGGGCAGACGCTGATTCCACCGGCACATGCCGGTTGGCATGTGCGCCGCAAGAGCCAGCATTTTGCGGCCTATGATCGGGTTGCCACTGATTTTGCCGCACTGGTGGGGATCGACGCGTGGCGTATCAATCCGTACTTTGCCACCTGTGAAGATATTAACTTCCATGAACGCGTAGGCGAAGATTGTCTGGCGGCCCGGGTGGATGAGTTGCTCAACCGCATTCGCGCCAAGTATCGTGAGTACGACATCAATGCCGACCCTTATGTGGTGGTGAAGGCCGATGCCGGTACCTACGGTATGGGCGTGATGACGGTACGCGATGCCAGCGAAGTGATTGGCCTCAACCGCAAACAGCGCAATAAGATGAGCGTCATCAAGGAAGGTATGGAAGTGTCCTCCGTGATTATTCAGGAAGGCGTGCCGACACTCGAAACGATCCGCGATGCCGTGGCCGAACCGGTGGTCTACATGATTGATCGCTTTGTGGTCGGCGGTTTCTATCGCGTGCATGAAGCACGGGGCCCTGAAGAAAACCTCAATGCGCCGGGTATGCATTTTGAGCCGCTGGCCTTTGAAACGGGTTGCAATCTGCCCGACTACAGCGCTAACCCGGATTCGCCACCGAACCGTTTCTATGCGTATGGTGTGATCGCCCGTTTGGCATTGATGGCCGCTTCATTCGAGCTGGAAGCCGCTGATCCATTCCGGACCTGA
- a CDS encoding FAD:protein FMN transferase, with product MAWLRVWVLAAFMALALGACGEKKPITSESFVFGTRVEVQVAEDVPEAQVRAAVAQVLAEFDRMHRTYHAWQPSELTQLNDALAAGQRVHVSSEMASLLLEAQQFSKLSEGLFDPGIGKLIALWGFHADSYAAQLPEPSAINAWLKSHPSIAQLKIDTNDAGTWVSSRNPQVALDFGGSLKGTALDRAAAILRAAGLNNALINIGGNVMALGTRYGSAWRVAIQAPRYAGPLAVLELRDGEATGTSGDYQRYFEVDGKRYPHLLDPRTGYPAPGVQSVTIVVDGPSAGVRSDVLTKPLFIAGSNDWTAMAQRLAMQSVLHVSDDGTVSVTANLADRLKFQPHDGKLPDIRRLSP from the coding sequence ATGGCTTGGCTGCGCGTCTGGGTTTTGGCAGCCTTTATGGCGCTGGCATTAGGTGCCTGCGGCGAGAAAAAACCAATTACCAGTGAGTCCTTTGTTTTTGGGACTCGCGTCGAAGTCCAGGTGGCGGAGGATGTGCCTGAAGCGCAGGTGCGCGCCGCCGTGGCACAAGTGCTGGCCGAGTTTGATCGCATGCATCGTACCTATCACGCCTGGCAACCATCAGAACTGACTCAGTTGAACGATGCCTTGGCTGCCGGTCAGCGGGTACACGTCTCCAGCGAAATGGCCAGCCTGCTGCTCGAAGCACAGCAGTTTTCGAAATTGTCTGAGGGTCTCTTTGATCCGGGCATTGGCAAATTGATCGCGCTCTGGGGCTTTCATGCCGATAGTTATGCAGCGCAACTGCCAGAACCCTCAGCCATTAATGCCTGGCTTAAAAGCCACCCGTCGATTGCCCAACTGAAAATTGATACCAATGATGCAGGCACCTGGGTGAGCAGTCGCAATCCCCAGGTGGCATTGGATTTCGGGGGGTCACTGAAGGGCACGGCGCTGGATCGGGCCGCCGCGATTTTGCGTGCCGCCGGTTTGAATAATGCGCTAATTAATATTGGCGGCAATGTCATGGCGCTGGGCACACGTTACGGGTCAGCCTGGCGCGTGGCGATTCAGGCCCCGCGTTATGCCGGACCATTGGCCGTGCTGGAGCTCCGCGATGGCGAAGCTACCGGCACTTCGGGCGATTATCAGCGTTACTTTGAAGTGGATGGCAAACGTTATCCGCATCTCCTGGATCCGCGTACCGGCTACCCGGCGCCGGGCGTGCAGTCGGTAACGATTGTGGTCGATGGTCCGAGTGCGGGCGTCCGTTCCGATGTGCTGACCAAGCCCCTGTTTATCGCCGGGAGCAATGACTGGACCGCCATGGCGCAACGACTGGCGATGCAATCCGTACTGCACGTGTCGGACGATGGCACGGTGTCAGTGACAGCAAATCTGGCCGATCGGCTGAAATTTCAGCCGCATGATGGCAAACTGCCGGATATACGGCGACTTTCCCCATAA
- a CDS encoding PTS sugar transporter subunit IIA, whose amino-acid sequence MTETSTSTPVGILLLTHGRLGEALVECACHVLGGQVPAELAVLSAGQDEPVDEVEAKARQLLTTLDQGAGVLVLTDLLGATPARVATRLIAPGVVEALSGVSLPMLLRAINYRHRLLPALAQKALLAGTECTLAMTADADR is encoded by the coding sequence ATGACAGAAACATCAACAAGTACTCCGGTCGGCATTCTGCTTCTGACGCACGGTCGTTTAGGCGAAGCGCTGGTTGAATGCGCCTGCCACGTGCTGGGTGGCCAGGTGCCTGCCGAACTGGCCGTGCTCAGTGCGGGCCAGGATGAACCCGTGGATGAGGTCGAGGCAAAGGCGCGGCAATTACTGACCACCCTGGATCAGGGTGCCGGTGTGCTGGTATTGACCGATTTGCTGGGCGCAACCCCCGCGCGTGTTGCTACGCGATTAATTGCGCCAGGAGTGGTTGAAGCCTTGTCCGGTGTGAGTTTGCCCATGTTGTTGCGGGCGATTAATTATCGTCATCGGTTGTTGCCGGCATTAGCCCAGAAGGCGTTGCTGGCGGGCACAGAATGTACCTTAGCCATGACCGCTGACGCGGACCGATAA
- a CDS encoding HPr family phosphocarrier protein, which produces MPTLRQDVEIINKLGLHARASAKFTQLAGTFQSEVWLERNGRRVNGKSIMGVMMLAAGKGTSITIETIGDDAEAAMNALVGLINDYFGEGE; this is translated from the coding sequence ATGCCTACGCTGCGCCAGGACGTCGAAATCATCAACAAGCTGGGGCTTCATGCCCGGGCTTCCGCCAAGTTCACGCAATTGGCGGGCACCTTCCAGAGTGAAGTCTGGCTGGAGCGCAACGGTCGGCGCGTCAACGGTAAAAGCATTATGGGCGTAATGATGCTGGCGGCTGGCAAAGGGACTTCGATCACGATCGAAACCATTGGTGATGATGCCGAGGCGGCGATGAACGCGCTCGTCGGTCTGATCAACGACTACTTCGGCGAAGGCGAGTAA